Proteins encoded within one genomic window of Leptolyngbya sp. SIO1E4:
- a CDS encoding TetR family transcriptional regulator: MSDNSFSLLGLRRQPRQARSQERVNRILQVAQALFVSEGYSTTTTNQIAAQANVPIGSLYQFFPDKAAILQALAVHYTAGLRQHLAAQWNALEAAESPLSACIDQLTDAAHQFFMDNPGYHAIFMEAQGTVPELAEIDQAFDMQLIQDWSAAFAKRNPALTQEDCDTIGFVTIKAMGNLLWLSLSQKPEVRQRLVAETKRLSLNYLQDYFPKDEISPNTPSEDDGGKRGRRQKAKGKRQKQKVE, encoded by the coding sequence ATGTCTGACAATTCATTTAGCCTGTTGGGTCTACGTCGCCAGCCACGCCAAGCCCGTAGCCAAGAAAGAGTCAACCGAATCCTGCAAGTGGCGCAAGCCCTGTTTGTATCAGAGGGGTATAGCACGACAACAACAAACCAAATCGCGGCCCAAGCAAACGTGCCCATTGGGTCGCTCTACCAGTTTTTCCCAGATAAAGCCGCGATTCTGCAAGCCTTGGCGGTTCACTATACAGCGGGATTGCGACAACATTTAGCAGCGCAATGGAATGCGCTAGAGGCCGCAGAGTCACCGTTGTCGGCGTGCATCGATCAGTTGACTGATGCAGCACATCAATTTTTTATGGATAATCCTGGCTATCACGCCATTTTTATGGAGGCACAGGGCACCGTGCCAGAACTGGCTGAGATTGACCAGGCATTTGATATGCAGTTGATTCAAGATTGGAGTGCGGCCTTTGCGAAAAGAAACCCCGCGTTGACCCAGGAGGATTGTGACACGATCGGATTTGTGACGATAAAAGCAATGGGGAATCTGTTGTGGCTGTCCCTGAGTCAAAAGCCTGAGGTTCGCCAACGTCTAGTCGCAGAAACGAAGCGATTATCCCTGAATTATCTGCAGGATTATTTCCCAAAAGATGAAATCTCACCCAACACACCTTCTGAGGATGACGGGGGCAAGCGTGGGAGAAGGCAGAAGGCAAAAGGCAAAAGGCAGAAGCAGAAGGTGGAATAG